TTGGTGCACAGTCTGTCCATCACAACAAAGACGTTCAAATGAGGCCAGACCTCGGACGTCAGATGTGACTTCAACAACGTACActttgtttatttaactgataGAAAATAACATTTAGTTAAATTATTAAATTCATAAAGGAAATAACAAAGAAGTATAAAATATGATATAAAATAGTTATTTACAATGAAACTACCCTATTACACTTACTCAAGTCCTTTACTAAAGTCCTGTGCGATAATGTACAACATAATGATAATGTTGTACGATAATGTAGTTATCTGTCTCTGCTGTTTTGGGATTATCACAGCGTCATCAGAGCCACGCCTCCTGAACCACCTCCTCACTGACATCAGCCAAGGACCTCCGGAATTTCCTGCTCGATCTCACAAACGGCTGCTGCGATTGGACGATAGACTCCGTGGTTGGCGGTCTCCCCCTGTCACCCTCCTGGGCGCTGACCATGGCCATCTGCACCCAGGTGGTCTGATGGAACAGGGCATAGTCTACCTTGTAGTGCCTCCTCCCCACCTGTACCATGTCCTGGAAGCGCTGGCCCCAGCGGATGTCTGCTGGTGTGTAAGAGGTACGTGTCTGGTGCAGGACGCCTGTGGAGTCACCAGTGTAGGTGAAGGAGACCACCAGGTCAAAGTCCTCCTCCCTCAGGCTGTCTGGTCCCAGGCTGTAGAGGGGACTCCCAGGCTCCAGCTTGTGAACGATGCTGGCCGGGGTGGCCAGGATGAGGTGTCTACTCTGGATGTCTAGGTCCTGGTAGGTCACAGAGATCATCCCAGAGGGGTGCTTCGTGGGGCGGACCAGCTGCGCCCGGGCGGTACCTTCCAGGATGTGGTTCCTGCGGAAGTCGGCGATGCGCCACACAAGGCACAGGGCGCCATCGCGCACGTTGACCACGGCACACCTGCTGAAGCCCACCGTCTGCGCCCTCTTGCTCGCGCACGCCATTTTGGCCACGGTGATGCCGATGACGACTGTGTCGATGAAGCAGCTCATCAGGGCTTGGATTGTCACCACCACGATGGCCACCATGCAGTTCTCCGTCATCACCCGGAAGCCGTAGCCGATAGTCGCCTGGGTCGACATGGAGTAGAGGAAGGCGGAGGTGAAACTGCGGACGTTCGCCACACACGGTGCTGTGTCGTGGTCCTCCAGGTCTTTGTGGACGTAGGCGATCAGGAAGTAGAGGAGGCCGAAGAAGAGCCAGGATAGGATGTAGGAGAGGCAGAAGATGAGGAGCATGACCCTCCAGCGGAGCTCCACTAGCGTGGTGAAGATGTCGGCCAGGAAGAAGCTCCACTGGCCCGGGGACTGGTGGAACACCACGGGGCAGCTACCGTCCTTCAGCATGTAGATGAGCCTCTTCTTCCCCTCCCCCCGGCCGAGATCTCCTCTGCCCATGGTGTGTGTCGTGAGGTGGTGGGTATCGATGATACACTGCTGCTGGTCCATGCCTGGACTTATTTTGACAAGGGCTGCTGTGCCGTTCCTCCCCctgcaaaatatatatttgtgagGTTAGTGTGtctagtaaaaaaaaaagatatatacatAGTCCTATAGGCAGAAGTGCACGTAAAGTAAACAATTTTTATTAGATCTAGTTTAGTCTCTTTTTACAAGGGTTTAGGTTAGGAAAGGATTTTATTGGTGAGCGACCATCACTATTACAAGCCAGCTTAACGTCATCAGGTTCCTCTGTGTTGAAGAGAACCCTCCATGTTTGAGTAAACAGGCTAGGTCACACCTTGCCTGAGGCCATCAGCACCTGAATGACCGTGACAATGTCAGGCCCATGCTGTGAAAACACATTATTATCTTGTTGGCTGATTATTTACGAGAACTGTGATTTGCTAGAGGGAACACAGCTGGAAACCACCACCTATCCTCTgtctccctgttgcgcccctggtctggtctggacctcggcgtgctgcttcccctctccttcctcccacgacgtaccaagtcctgtctggaccctgctgtgggagaccccaaacctggagaggggctgacgtctgggtctggactggcaccgctgactggagctggacccgacgacggtggatcgaactgcacagactccggactggagccgctgaccggagctggactaggcaccggtggagcggacttctctggctccggagtggagcggctgaccggagctggacaggaccccggtggagcggatttctctggctccggagtggatccgctgactggagttggaccggaccccggtggagcggattgctctggctccggagtggagcagctgaccggtgccggatcaggcaccggtggaacaggcacgggccgtgccggactggacacacgcaccactggcttggtgcggggagcaggaacgggccggaccgggctgacgacgcgcaccactggcttggtgcgagggacaggaacaggccggatcgggctggcgacgcgcaccactggcttggtgcggggggcaggaacaggccggaccgggctggcgacgcgcaccactggcttggtgcggggggcaggaacaggccggaccgggctggcgacgcgcaccactggcttggtgcgaggtgcaggaacaggccggaccgggctggcgacgcgcaccactggcttggtgcgagggacaggaacaggccggaccgggctggcgacgcgcaccactggcttggcgtgagggacaggaacaggccagaccgggctgtgaacacgcaccactggcttggtgcgggagcaggaacaggccggacccgggctggcggcgcgcaccactggcttggtgcggggggcaggaacaggccggaccgggctggcgacgcacaccactggcttggtgcgaggtgcaggaacaggccggactgggctggcgacgcgcaccactggcttggtgcgagggacaggatctggccggaccgggctggcgacgcgcaccactggcttggcgtgagggacaggaacaggccagaccgggctgtgaacacgcaccactggcttggtgcggggagcaggaacaggccggaccgggctggcgacgcgcaccactggcttggtgcggggggcaggaacaggccggaccgggctggcgacgcgcaccactggcttggtgcgaggtgcaggaacaggccggactgggctggcgacgcgcaccactggcttggtgcgagggacaggaacaggccggaccgggctggcgacgcgcaccactggcttggtgcggggagcaggaacgggccgggccggactgggaacacgcaccactggcttagtgcggggagcaggaacgggccgtaccggactgtggaggtggactggaggtctggagcggagagctgacacaacccgtcctggctaaATGCCTacctccacacaatatgtgtgaggcattagcacaggacgtacggggctgtgcacgcgtactggcgatacagcacgtagcaccggcgcaggatatacgggaccgaggaggcgtactggagaccacgagcgttgagccggcacaccccgtcctggctgaatgcccatcttcgcacgacatgtgcgtggtgctagcacaggacgtacaggactgtgccggaacactcgcggcacagtacgtggctccgcataacacggggcctgcccagtcacacgcttctttgcatgagtacggggagttggctctgctctaacactaggctccgccaaccacccttttagccccccccccccccaacattttcttggggctgtctctcgggcttcctcctcggccggcaccctctgtgttgccgctgctcctctctatagcgcgcctccacagtctcctcccaaggacggcgatccattccggcctgaatctcctcccaagtccaggatcccttcccgtccaggatctcctcccaggtccaggctgtctgttcctggacacgctgcttggttcttagttggtgggatcttctgtcacgatcgtttaaggaTTGgttgaaccaaggcgcagcgtgataagcgtacatgtttattaaagtcctgaacacacgacaaaacaacaaacaaacgatacgtgaagtcttaaggttaacacaacaaacctatacggaacaagatcccacaaactaactggtgccaacaggctgcctaagtatggtccccaatcagagacaacgagctacagctgcctctgattgggaaccaccctggccaacatagatctaaatgaTCTAGAagctaaacatagaaaaacataacatagaaactacacacctggctcaacatttaagagtccccagtgccagggcgtgacacaatgtGATTACTGTAACCGTGACAGCCAAGAGGAGAGAACCTTCTGGGTTTTCCCTTCCTTTGTGTGTGCTTCACTAGTCGTCCATAAAGTTTGATTAATTTGTCCTAACATGCTATACAACCACAACACATGCATTGCCTATTCCCATTGGCAACAAAAGTTGAACGTCCTTTGAAAAGTTGTACTTTCCTTCATTGCAGGTTTCTCTAGACGGCCTTCTTCGAAAAACTGGAGCCTTTTTCATTGTGCCCTCAAACTTGATCTAGCAACTCTCCATGTAAACATTGAAGAGAGTTTTCTAGTAAAAAAAAGCCTTATACAACCTTTCCTAGTAGAGTTCCACCATGCCATCTTACTGACCTAGTGCTGATTATATTATAcctcacatttcaacagtaaccaAGGAAATAGGCCATATATTCCTCACCTAGTCCAAGTATTGATCCTTTCACCCTTTGATCTATATCTGGGCAATATCAGAACACATGTATAAATATTAAACTAGGATTTAGGCTGTGAAAGAGATCATTCTTTCTTCTTACCAGGAAAGGACCTCATTTTAATCAGACAGGTAATGGAAAACAGGGGACAATGTGCATGTCTATTTAAAACACTACTCAAATGAAGATTACTTGAGGTGGATGACACACTGAACTGAGAAGTTCACAAAAACCTGTGTTTCTGTGTCAAGTATCATTTGAATATTTACGTTGCagctttttttgtttttacatagcacttttttttctacttaataatataataataataatatgcaatttagcagacactttttatccaaagcgacttacagtcatacagtGTGTTCATCATACTTTCAATGATTGAGCTAACCTGGTGACTATATTACTGATTAGTCAGCTAACAGGTGCCATTATATCACAATAAAGGTGCCAATTCATAAGCGACTGAATTCTTAAACACTGTCAGTCTACAGTACATCCAACTCCTCTGTCCCTGTATTGAGAATAATTGTACTGGGTCATTAACTATAACCCTGAGCTCTGTGAAGTCATTAAGCTCTTTTGCCTTTATGAGGATAAATTATTATCCTGCATCTACCACTAATAGCATTCTCTAAATATTTCCATAAAGTCAATCTTTAAAGGGATACAGGTAGATTCTGGCAATTAGGTTGTTTTTCTACGTACCCAgggtcagatgaactcgtggataccattgttatgtctctgtgtgcagagCAGAGACATaacaatggtatccacgagttcatctgactctgggtaagtagaaataCGGCTTACTTGCCAGAATCTCTCAGTATCCCTTTAACCTCAAAGGCATTACGTTCTCCAAAAACAGTATACCCTTTTATTTATACCTTTTATTGCAGTCTTTTAGTTTTTCTTGATAGCACAAAAAATCTCAAACAAACAAACTCCCATTAATGCATTTAATTAAATATTTTAAGGGATATTTCACCTAAATTACAAAATGATATACTGGTTTCCTTACCCAGTAATCATCCTAATGTATCGAAAACTGATTGTGTAGCTCTATTAAGTTACTTATtaatgatttggacatgaagcgCAGACAATGCTAATATCAGGActattgacttgcattggatttgtgccacaaaagCTAAGAAGTTAGCATTTGtaaacagtggccaggtaaacaaaaccaaagcattgaTTGCTGTcatcataccttgtccatagactgcttacagcacgtgtcaaactcaatcCACGattgtctgcgggttttcgctcttccctagtacttgattgatgaattaaggtcactaattagtaaggaactcccctcacctggttgtctaggtcttaattgaaaagaAAAAACTAAAACCAGCAGACACCCTCCATAATagggaatgagtttgacacccctggcttacagggtaaggaaaccaatatgtaatttggctgaactatccctttaagtaaTTTAGTTCTGATTATTGAATAAAAGCATGCAAAAATTTGACCTCTAAATATTTAACAATATTTAACGATATTCTAATTGTAGTTGTTTGATCATGCTTCATGTCCTTTAATTGCATTACAGTTACAATGCAGTCTTTTATAGGTAGACTCAtcgatatgacgtagatgcagaaagtaaacagcttATTGGGTAAATTTCCGCAACatctaagagcgttgaagcgcgaggctcaacttctACGCTGTTTTGGTCCCATGGCTACCACCCAGTgaacagcgtgaagcgaacccCTGCACATGTGCAGATACTGTGTATGACCGTGCGAGAGCAAAGTCTACCTTTAAACGTAtgtaataaaatacattttaaaacgtGTTTCATCTAGCGGATTTATGACTTTATTGAGTCTGAACACTTATGCTTATCTCTGGTTATCTCTGGTATATATAATCATTaatagcagtggtgtaaagtatttaagtattttttggggtatctgtactttactatttatatttttgactacttttacttttactacactacattcctaaagaaaataatgtactttttactccatacattttccttgacacccaaaattacttgttacattttgaatgcttagcaggacaggaaaatggtacaattcacacacttatcaagagaacatccctggtcatccctactgcctctgatctggcagactcactaaatacacatgcttcgtttgtgttggagtgtacccctggctatccataaataaatcAATTGAAAAAATGGTCTGGTTTGCTGAAAGTaaaggaaaaatatatattttggtatttgtttcattagccttaggccttagactgctgcaccactcgggaggccaactGTGTATTCATTTACAAGAAATAACACCTTTGGAAAGATCTTCAGGTTCCAATAGCCTATTTCAAAACAAAAGTtacggtcacactttatttggatattccggattttccatctgtagatgctcgaCAGATGGTCATACTTTCAACAAACTCTGTTGATAAGCAAccgcttgctaaggttacggttaggattaagtttagaataagggttagggtaagggttaaggttagggttagagctagggttatggttagtagatagttagttgaaatgttactgatagtctgtacagtatctacagatggactatccaaataaagtgttacgaACTTACTTGCTCCGTTTGGGTCGCACTATCAAAAGTACTGATTCAGAAACTACAACTTAAATTGAAACATACTTTTGCTGTATAATAAGCTGAGTATAAAGAACATATGAACTTTTAATTGAACTAGCGTATGAAGAATGTTTCTGGTATGTCTAGATTAATCTGTAACAAAAGCTCCACTGACACACATTTTTACAGTAATTGGATGTGCGGTTGAAAGACATTAAAATATCCTCTTTACACAAACACAACCGTGCTtgccacacacacagcattcCAAAATATTTCCACATAAAATTCACCACAACAAGCCCAGTAAGAAGAAACCAAAAATCACTTGGACAGAATCCTGCATATATAAAAAAGTCAAACCTTATCTAATTTCTGTTACTAAATGATAAGTCACTTACTTCAGTCGTAGATGTGTGTTTGAAACGTGAGGTTGTTTTCACTGAGACACAACACAGACAAACATGTAAATCCGGGCTGCTAAGCGTTGTTACGGTCAGTCTCTCACTTATAACCTATTTACAGGTGAGTGTGACCCTCTGAGGGCAGGACTGGCCCAGAGGCAAAGTCCCATGTCATTGAGTTTGATGATATGGCACTAATCACACCACCCCTGAGAAAAATCATATTGTGTCGATCCCCATAAGAATTGATGACCGGTGTAATATATTTACAGACAAATAAAAGTTTCCTTGCTAGATgcattttgacattttagtcatttagcagacgctcttatccagagcgacttacaggagcaattagggttaagtgcgttGCTCAAGGGCaacgcacttaaccctaattagaaccagcgacctttcggttactggcacaacgctcttaaccactaagctacctgccgccacagtGGCCTATGCTATTTCTATTTTCGTTATGGAAGAAGGCTTTGTTGAAACACGTTTTATTGCAGTTTGCATAGGGCCAGGAGGTTTTCCTCACCATAAGTGAGCTGAGCAGGAAAAGGTCATTTGGTGAATGAAAACTCCTGCGGGGGGGGGAAGTCCCATGCTCCTGTTCATACGTCTTGGGATGTTTTAGAGAATTTCTCCTATTATGATATGGGGGGTAGTTTAGTGTTAGCACACAGTTAGGCAACACACTTCCAGGATACACTTCCACACTCCATCGCCCTTTGTGGCAGCACCAACTGGGTCAAGGGCTGTGCTCTGCCAGGAAGCCTTGATAGCACAACAGGTGGTGGTGATCAGGATTGATTGGCAATCTACGACTAGAGGCCTCTCGGCCTGCCAGTATTTGGAGTTGTTTTGTGTTAGTTAACCTCTTTAGTTGAGGCATGCctctttgtattttatttttggggggtataTATTTGTTTTTGGGTTACCACTTTGAACAAATACTAATCTGCTTGGACTGGCCGACCATGGGAGTCATGACTGAGCTGGCCTTGGACCTAAGGTAGTAAGGTGGCTGTCTGCTGGGCACATGCTTTCAACACATGGTCCAATACGCTTACTtctcacatttacacacacatccAATCATGTTAtagaccatgtaactaggcctaagacccctagtcataatgagtcaggttatagaccatgtaactaggcctaagacccctagtcataatgagtcaggttatagaccatgtaactaggcctaagacccctagacatgaGTGCAGCAAAATCAGTAGGCTAGTTATTGGTTTCGTAACACTCCCCCTTTATATTCTCATTATTCATTAGTCAGCAAGCTGCACTTTGCCTTATTAAACTGAGAGACtgtgtacaggatacacatggtatacaccgttcAACAAAATACTTACTTGCAGcttccttctcaacaatgcaacaacaataagaaatagagataagaatacgaacaaagtaaatggctcagtagaatagaataaacatttttgcataagtataatacaggaaggccaAATTTATAGTGCGATATTTAGAgatgttttggggaaggggggattggggaggcaagtgtttaaattgtgcagtatttagtaataataataggagtctgatagcagcagttgtgatgtgtgtgtagtgtgtgtgtgtatgagtgtgattatatctgtgtgggtgtgagtgagtgcatgtgtgctaaggtgccgacagtcagtgcaggtggtcagtgttcagcagtctgatggcttgtagaaaGAAActtgtggctggggtgtgtggggtacTTGATGATGCTGCGGGCCTTTCACAGGCAGTGTTGAGTAGATgccctggatgggtgggagcacggtcccagcgATGGTACAATTAGCGCAACAATAAGGGTTTCCTTTGTCTTCAGTGTCCCCAATTAGGACCTCATAAATACTTGTTTAGATAAGGAAGAAAGATCACACGAAAGCCACAGAGCAGCATAAACACTTCACATGCTTTTAAAGGGTCCATAACAAAACACCAGGCAATTACTACAGAGACCATAATAACATCACCACTAATACAACCTGGTCGTCCAATTAAGTGTTTCCTAAAATAGATAGCTAGCACGATTATTCTGCTTCCTTGTTAAGTCGACACCTTGCACAACATATTGGTTTTCCTAGCTTAGAGACGAAAGATAACTGTAATGGATATTCTTCCTGATAGTTTTCCAGGTGAGAAGAAAGATAACAGTAATGGATATGCTTACTGATAGTCCGTAGTGATAACCTATTAGAGGTGCATTTACAGCAGGTCATCATAGACTGGTCTTAACAGCAGGTCATCATAGACTGGTCTTAACAGCAGGTCATCACTGACTGGTCTTAACAGCAGGTCATCACTGACTGGTCTTAACAGCAGGTCATCACTGACTGGTCTTAACAGCAGGTCATCACTGACTGGTCTTAACAGCAGGTCATCACTGACTGGTCTTAGCAGCAGGTCATCACTGACTGGTCTTAACAGCAGGTCATCACTGACTGGTCTTAACAGCAGGTCATCACTGACTGGTCTTAGCAGCAGGTCATCACTGACTGGTCTTAACAGGTCATCACTGACTGGTCTTAACAGGTCATCACTGACTGGTCTTAACAGCAGGTCATCACTGACTGGTCTTAACAGCAGGTCATCACTGACTGGTCTTAGCAGCAGGTCATCACTGACTGGTCTTAACAGGTCATCACTGACTGGTCTTAAAAACAGGTCATCACTGACTGGTGTTAGTTAACATGTCATCACTGACTGGTGTTAGTTAACATGTCATCACTGACTGGTGTTAGTTAACATGTCATCACTGACTGGTGTTAGTTAACAGGTCATCACTGACTGGTGTTAGTTAACATGTCATCACAGAGTGGTCTTAACTGACTGATCTTAACAGGTCATCACTGACTGGTGTTAACAGTTCATCACGAAGTggtcttacagtgagggaaacaactatttgatcccctgctgattttgtacatttgacaaagacatgatcagtctataattttaatggtagctttatttgaacagtgagagacagaacaaccacaaaaaaatccagaaaaacgcatgtcaaaaatgttataaattgatttgcattttaatgagggaaataagtatttgacccctctgcaaaacatgacttagtacttggtggcaaaacccttgttggcaatcacagaggtcagacgtttcttgtagttggccaccaggtttgcacacatctcaggagggattttgtcccactcctctttgcagatcttctccaagtcattaaggtttcgaggctgacgtttggcaaacctaggtaaaaatgtatgcacacatgactgtaagtcgctttggataaaagcgtctgctaaatggcatattatattattattatattattatattataaaccttcagctccctccacagattttctatgggattaaggtgtggagactggctaggtcactccaggaccttaatgtgcttcttcttgagccactcctttgttgccttggctgtgtgttttgggtcattgtcatgctggaatacccatccatgacccattttcaatgccctggcagagggaaggagattctcacccaagatttgatggtacatggccctgtccatcatccctttgatgcgttgaagttgtcctgtccccttagcagaaaaacacccccaaagcataatgtttccacctccatgtttgacggtggggatggtgttcttggggtcataggcagcattcctcctcctccaaacacggcgagttgagttgatgccaaagagctacattttggtctcatctgaccacaacactttcacccagttctcctctgaatcattcagatgttcattggcaaacttcagacggccctgtatatgtgctttcttgagcagggggaccttgagggcgctgctggatttcagtccttcacggcgtagtgtgttaccaattgttttcttggtgactatggtcccagctgccttgagatcattgacaagatcctcccgtgtagtt
The sequence above is a segment of the Coregonus clupeaformis isolate EN_2021a chromosome 19, ASM2061545v1, whole genome shotgun sequence genome. Coding sequences within it:
- the LOC123481395 gene encoding inward rectifier potassium channel 16-like; protein product: MDQQQCIIDTHHLTTHTMGRGDLGRGEGKKRLIYMLKDGSCPVVFHQSPGQWSFFLADIFTTLVELRWRVMLLIFCLSYILSWLFFGLLYFLIAYVHKDLEDHDTAPCVANVRSFTSAFLYSMSTQATIGYGFRVMTENCMVAIVVVTIQALMSCFIDTVVIGITVAKMACASKRAQTVGFSRCAVVNVRDGALCLVWRIADFRRNHILEGTARAQLVRPTKHPSGMISVTYQDLDIQSRHLILATPASIVHKLEPGSPLYSLGPDSLREEDFDLVVSFTYTGDSTGVLHQTRTSYTPADIRWGQRFQDMVQVGRRHYKVDYALFHQTTWVQMAMVSAQEGDRGRPPTTESIVQSQQPFVRSSRKFRRSLADVSEEVVQEAWL